In Cydia strobilella chromosome 8, ilCydStro3.1, whole genome shotgun sequence, one DNA window encodes the following:
- the LOC134743613 gene encoding tRNA-specific adenosine deaminase 1 produces the protein MGQLDIAFIDKIAESCVKLYNELPKTGKPVGAEWSVLSCIIQYDNRTEEFEVVSLGTGSKCIGASNMSATGDILNDSHAEVFARRGFLIYLYENMEHALDSKQSIFNFENGLFEIKDNVKFIFYSSQLPCGDASILPKAGEEEQYGDVLQSMKKQALEDICDVEYKKAKADIHRTGAKCLSDSEQDSKLPGASYHILGQVRTKPGRGDRTQSVSCSDKMARWIHVGIQGGLLDLLLSKAIFINYFIFGSGVPYSDESLTRALLKRNAEDPSLVQPDILPQFYQSKLVFPHIRTQQNVRPAPGSIVWTKSKGVEVAVQGRKLGVTKKKAKSLSSSLFISKYNIYKRFQSVLNRSENVMKSIGLENLQHVPYIEMKRKSKRYLDQWELVKDIFFKSWTKKPDMWNFCIHQT, from the exons ATGGGTCAACTCGATATTGCATTTATAGATAAAATAGCTGAAAGCTGTGTGAAACTTTATAATGAACTTCCAAAGACCGGAAAACCTGTTGGCGCTGAGTGGAGCGTACTATCCTGCATAATACAATACGACAACAGAACGGAGGAGTTCGAAGTAGTGTCTCTAGGTACTGGATCGAAATGTATAGGTGCTTCGAATATGTCCGCGACGGGAGATATTCTGAATGATAGTCACGCTGAGGTCTTTGCTAGAAGAGGATTTTTGATATATCTCTACGAGAATATGGAACACGCTTTAGATAGTAAGCaatcaatatttaattttgagaACGGATTGTTTGAAATAAAAGACaatgttaaatttatattttattcgtCTCAGCTACCTTGCGGAGATGCATCAATCTTACCTAAAGCTGGAGAAGAGGAACAGTATGGTGATGTTCTACAAAGTATGAAAAAGCAAGCCTTGGAAGATATTTGTGATGTAGAATATAAAAAAGCTAAGGCAGATATTCATAGAACTGGAGCTAAGTGTTTATCTGACTCGGAGCAGGATTCTAAGCTGCCGGGGGCAAGTTATCACATACTTGGGCAGGTTCGCACTAAACCTGGTAGAGGGGACCGGACGCAATCAGTGTCTTGTAGTGACAAGATGGCTCGATGGATCCATGTTGGCATCCAGGGTGGCCTTTTAGACTTGTTATTATCCAAGGCTATTTTTATCAATTACTTTATTTTTGGTAGCGGAGTACCATATTCTGATGAATCTTTGACAAGAGCTTTGTTGAAACGAAATGCAGAAGACCCATCTTTGGTACAACCAGATATATTACCACAGTTCTACCAAAGTAAGCTGGTGTTCCCTCATATTAGGACTCAGCAAAATGTAAGACCAGCTCCTGGCAGCATAGTTTGGACGAAATCtaa GGGAGTGGAGGTAGCGGTACAGGGGCGAAAACTAGGTGTTACAAAGAAAAAAGCCAAATCATTGAGCAGTTCTTTGTTTATCAGTAAATATAATATCTACAAGAGATTCCAAAGTGTTCTGAATAGAAGTGAAAATGTGATGAAATCTATTGGTTTAGAAAATTTGCAACATGTCCCATATATTGAAATGAAGAGGAAGTCAAAGAGGTATTTAGACCAATGGGAGTTAGTAAaggatatattttttaaatcgtgGACTAAGAAACCGGATATGTGGAATTTCTGTATACAtcaaacttaa